The proteins below come from a single Mycobacterium parmense genomic window:
- a CDS encoding zinc-binding metallopeptidase family protein has translation MRDFHCPNCGQRLTFENSTCLGCGSALGFSLEQMALLVITTGDEGEHAGFVSASEYQLCVNRHLAECNWLVRSNPGGLCASCVLTTVRPNDADAAGMTEFARAEAAKRRLIAELHELKLPIVGRDEDRDQGLAFRLLSSAHENVMTGHENGVITLDLAEGDDVHREQLRVEMDEPYRTLLGHFRHEIGHYYFYRLVAPSDEYLARFNELFGDPDADYQAALDRHYSEGAPEGWQENFVSSYATMHPAEDWAETFAHYLHIRDTLDTSAWCGLAPASATFDRPALGPSAFQTIIDMWLPLSWSLNMVNRSMGHDDLYPFVLPVAVLEKMKFIHTVVDEVTSEARGPAAIAG, from the coding sequence ATGCGTGACTTCCACTGCCCCAACTGCGGGCAACGGCTGACGTTCGAGAACTCCACCTGCCTGGGGTGTGGCAGCGCACTGGGATTCTCCCTCGAGCAGATGGCCCTGCTGGTCATCACGACGGGCGACGAGGGCGAGCACGCCGGGTTCGTCAGCGCCAGCGAATACCAGCTGTGCGTGAATCGCCATCTGGCCGAGTGCAACTGGCTGGTGCGCAGCAACCCGGGCGGACTGTGCGCGTCGTGCGTGCTGACCACGGTGCGGCCCAACGACGCCGACGCAGCGGGGATGACGGAGTTCGCGCGGGCAGAGGCGGCCAAGCGGCGCCTGATCGCCGAGCTGCACGAGCTCAAGCTGCCGATCGTCGGCCGCGACGAGGATCGCGACCAGGGCCTGGCCTTCCGCCTGCTGTCCAGTGCGCACGAGAACGTGATGACCGGCCACGAGAACGGCGTCATCACACTGGATCTGGCCGAGGGCGACGACGTGCACCGCGAGCAGCTGCGGGTCGAGATGGACGAGCCGTACCGGACCCTGCTGGGGCACTTCCGCCACGAGATCGGGCATTACTACTTCTACCGCCTGGTCGCCCCGTCCGATGAGTACCTGGCCCGGTTCAACGAGCTCTTCGGCGATCCGGACGCCGACTACCAGGCGGCGCTGGACCGCCACTACAGCGAGGGCGCCCCCGAGGGCTGGCAGGAGAACTTCGTGTCGTCCTACGCCACCATGCATCCCGCCGAGGACTGGGCCGAGACGTTCGCACACTACCTGCACATCCGCGACACCCTGGACACCTCGGCATGGTGCGGCCTGGCGCCGGCGTCGGCGACCTTCGACCGGCCGGCCTTGGGCCCCAGCGCATTCCAGACGATCATCGACATGTGGCTGCCGCTGTCGTGGTCGCTGAACATGGTGAACCGGTCGATGGGCCACGACGACCTGTACCCGTTCGTGCTGCCGGTCGCGGTGCTGGAGAAGATGAAGTTCATCCACACCGTGGTCGACGAGGTGACGTCGGAGGCCAGGGGACCCGCCGCGATAGCGGGCTGA
- a CDS encoding YciI family protein, whose translation MKTFTDAQMSELLPKARPYSLVILTKGPNFDDAGTPAIVWEHGRRNFALRDDGVLAVVLPVTDDSDVCGIGVFAATIDDTVAIMADDPGVASGVFNYRVHPCRGFPGDSLP comes from the coding sequence GTGAAGACCTTCACCGACGCGCAGATGAGCGAACTGCTGCCGAAAGCGAGGCCCTACAGCCTGGTGATCCTGACCAAGGGGCCCAACTTCGATGACGCCGGGACGCCGGCCATCGTCTGGGAGCACGGCCGCCGCAACTTCGCGCTGCGCGACGACGGCGTGCTCGCGGTGGTGCTGCCCGTCACCGACGACTCCGACGTCTGCGGTATCGGGGTCTTCGCCGCGACCATCGACGACACCGTCGCGATCATGGCCGACGACCCGGGCGTGGCATCGGGGGTTTTCAACTACCGGGTGCACCCGTGCCGCGGGTTTCCCGGGGACTCGCTGCCCTAG
- a CDS encoding DUF2189 domain-containing protein — protein MSQPPEYPGTSPDPHGGNQNPPGYPPPPGPPPGYGPPPGPPGYGAPPPPPPGYGPPPGYGGPPPGWGQQPGYGGPATGPGFSVGAAFSWAWNMFTKNAVALVVSVLIYALLFGVGYGVLALSGGLNTNITDSDDYTSATTTMGPGGWAIMAVGYLLVFAVGVFVHAAFFSGCLDIADGRPVGIGSFFKPRNLGPAILAALLVGALTGLASALCFLPGLILGIFVQFTVPFVIDRSQSPITGLKSSFSTVSSNFGNALLAWLVELAVVFVGALVCGVGLLVAAPLAGLILVYTYRKLSGGQVVPLEQSGYQPGPPPGQYPA, from the coding sequence ATGAGCCAGCCCCCCGAATATCCAGGGACCTCGCCCGACCCCCACGGGGGCAACCAGAACCCGCCCGGCTACCCACCACCGCCCGGCCCGCCGCCCGGTTACGGACCGCCGCCCGGCCCACCCGGTTACGGCGCACCGCCACCCCCGCCGCCCGGTTACGGACCGCCCCCCGGCTACGGCGGGCCCCCGCCCGGCTGGGGGCAGCAGCCCGGCTACGGCGGGCCCGCCACGGGCCCGGGCTTCAGCGTCGGCGCCGCGTTCAGCTGGGCGTGGAACATGTTCACCAAGAACGCGGTGGCGCTCGTCGTCTCGGTGCTGATCTACGCGCTGCTGTTCGGCGTCGGCTACGGCGTGCTGGCGCTGAGCGGCGGCCTGAACACCAACATCACCGACTCCGACGACTACACCAGCGCCACCACGACCATGGGGCCCGGCGGCTGGGCCATCATGGCGGTCGGCTACCTGCTGGTGTTCGCGGTCGGGGTGTTCGTGCACGCCGCGTTCTTCTCCGGCTGCCTGGACATCGCCGACGGCCGGCCGGTGGGCATCGGCTCGTTCTTCAAGCCGCGCAACCTCGGTCCGGCGATCCTCGCCGCGCTGCTGGTGGGCGCGCTGACGGGGCTCGCGTCGGCGCTGTGCTTCCTTCCCGGCCTGATCCTGGGCATCTTCGTCCAGTTCACCGTGCCGTTCGTGATCGACCGCTCGCAGTCGCCCATCACGGGCCTGAAGTCGAGCTTCTCGACGGTGTCGTCGAACTTCGGCAACGCCCTGCTGGCGTGGTTGGTGGAGCTGGCGGTGGTCTTCGTCGGGGCGCTGGTCTGCGGTGTCGGCCTGCTGGTGGCCGCCCCGCTGGCCGGGCTGATCCTGGTGTACACCTACCGCAAGCTCTCGGGCGGCCAGGTCGTCCCGCTGGAGCAGTCCGGCTACCAGCCGGGACCCCCACCTGGGCAATACCCCGCCTAG
- a CDS encoding transglutaminase family protein, which yields MSIKVALEHRTSYTFDRLVRVFPHIVRLRPAPHCRTPIEAYSLHVEPDDHFINWQQDALGNFVARLVFPNPTTRLSITVGLIADLKVINPFDFFIEDWAETWPPGGLVYPKALADDLRPYLRPVDEDGEGSGPGELARSWVGDFSVPDGTRTIDVLVALNRAINADVAYSVRMEPGVQTPDRTLRTGIGSCRDSAWLLVSILRQLGLAARFVSGYLVQLASDVEALDGPSGPAADFTDLHAWTEVYIPGAGWIGLDPTSGLFAGEGHIPLAATPHPASAAPISGGTEVCESVLEFSNTVTRVHEDPRVTLPYSDEAWQTICEVGRRVDERLAAADVRLTVGGEPTFVSVDNQTSKEWTTAADGPHKRRRASDLAARLKSVWAPQGLIQRSQGRWYPGEPLPRWQIALYWRTDGLPLWTDEALLADPWGDEAAGPADAEAAHEVLAGVADGLGLPLSQVRPAYEDPLSRLAAKVRMPEGDPVSETDDLAPGADTAADRAALLARLDESTTAPSAFVLPLHRRDDDLGWASADWRLRRGRLVLLAGDSPAGLRLPLDSISWHPPRARFDADPLSVPGALPAGPEAGDAVVTDPETAPTTAMVAEVRDGLVYIFMPPTEALEHFVDLVARVQTAAAKADRPVVIEGYDPPPDPRLRSTTITPDPGVIEVNVAPTAGFAEQREQLETLYAQARLARLSTESFDVDGTHGGTGGGNHITLGGATPADSPLLRRPDLLVSLLTYWQRHPSLSYLFAGRFVGTTSQAPRVDEGRAEALYELEIAFAEIARLAAAGSPKPWVVDRALRHLLTDITGNTHRAEFCIDKLYSPDSPRGRLGLLELRGFEMPPHLRMAMVQSLLVRSLVAWFWEQPLRAPLIRHGANLHGRYLLPHFLIQDIAEVAADLRAHGIAFETSWLDPFTEFRFPRIGTAVFDGVEIELRGAIEPWNTLGEESTATGTARYVDSSVERIQVRIIGADRHRYVVTCNGYPVPLLATDNPDIHVGGVRFKAWQPPSALHPTITTDGPLQFELVDLTSETSRGGCTYHVSHPGGRAYDQPPVNAVEAEARRARRFEATGFTPGKLDLAGLKEKQARIYTDIGAPGILDLRRVRTVQQ from the coding sequence ATGAGTATCAAAGTTGCGCTGGAGCACCGCACCAGCTACACCTTTGACCGGCTGGTCCGGGTTTTCCCGCACATCGTGCGGCTGCGCCCGGCGCCCCACTGCCGCACGCCCATCGAGGCCTACTCGCTGCACGTCGAGCCCGACGACCACTTCATCAACTGGCAGCAGGACGCGCTGGGCAATTTCGTTGCGCGGCTGGTGTTTCCGAACCCGACGACCCGGCTGAGCATCACGGTGGGGCTCATCGCCGACCTCAAGGTGATCAACCCTTTCGACTTCTTCATCGAGGACTGGGCCGAGACCTGGCCGCCCGGCGGCCTGGTCTATCCCAAGGCGCTGGCCGACGACCTGCGACCGTACCTGCGCCCGGTCGACGAGGACGGCGAGGGGTCGGGCCCCGGCGAGCTGGCGCGGTCCTGGGTCGGCGACTTCTCGGTGCCCGACGGGACCCGCACCATCGACGTGCTGGTCGCGCTGAACCGCGCGATCAACGCCGACGTCGCCTACAGCGTGCGGATGGAGCCCGGGGTGCAGACGCCGGACCGCACGCTGCGCACGGGGATCGGCTCGTGCCGGGACTCGGCGTGGCTGCTGGTGTCGATTCTGCGCCAGCTCGGGCTGGCCGCCCGCTTCGTGTCCGGCTACCTGGTGCAGCTGGCTTCCGACGTGGAGGCCCTCGACGGGCCGTCGGGGCCGGCCGCCGACTTCACCGACCTGCACGCGTGGACCGAGGTGTACATCCCGGGCGCGGGCTGGATAGGGCTGGACCCGACGTCGGGGCTGTTCGCCGGCGAGGGCCACATCCCGCTGGCCGCAACGCCGCACCCGGCGTCGGCGGCGCCGATCAGCGGCGGCACCGAGGTCTGCGAGTCGGTGCTGGAGTTCTCCAACACCGTCACCCGCGTGCACGAGGACCCGCGCGTCACGCTGCCCTACAGCGACGAGGCGTGGCAGACGATCTGCGAGGTCGGCCGGCGCGTCGACGAGCGGCTGGCCGCCGCCGACGTCCGGCTGACCGTCGGCGGCGAGCCGACGTTCGTGTCGGTGGACAACCAGACCTCCAAGGAGTGGACGACGGCCGCCGACGGGCCGCACAAGCGGCGCCGCGCCTCCGACCTGGCCGCCAGGTTGAAGTCGGTGTGGGCGCCGCAGGGACTGATCCAGCGCAGCCAGGGCAGGTGGTATCCGGGAGAACCGTTGCCGCGCTGGCAGATTGCGCTCTACTGGCGCACCGACGGGCTGCCGCTGTGGACCGACGAGGCGCTGCTGGCCGATCCCTGGGGCGACGAGGCGGCCGGCCCCGCCGACGCCGAGGCCGCGCACGAGGTGCTCGCCGGGGTCGCCGACGGGCTGGGCCTGCCGTTGTCGCAGGTGCGACCCGCCTACGAGGACCCGCTGTCCCGGTTGGCCGCCAAAGTTCGCATGCCCGAAGGCGATCCGGTGAGCGAGACCGACGACCTGGCCCCCGGCGCCGACACCGCCGCCGACCGCGCCGCGCTGCTGGCGCGCCTCGACGAATCCACCACGGCGCCTTCGGCTTTCGTGCTGCCGCTGCATCGCCGCGACGACGACCTGGGCTGGGCCAGCGCCGACTGGCGGCTGCGACGGGGCCGCCTGGTGCTGCTGGCCGGGGACTCGCCGGCGGGGCTGCGGCTGCCGCTGGACTCGATCAGCTGGCACCCGCCGCGCGCCCGGTTCGACGCCGATCCCCTGTCCGTTCCCGGCGCGCTGCCGGCCGGGCCCGAGGCGGGCGACGCGGTGGTGACCGACCCCGAAACCGCGCCGACGACCGCGATGGTCGCCGAGGTCCGCGACGGGCTGGTGTACATCTTCATGCCGCCCACCGAGGCGCTCGAGCACTTCGTCGACCTCGTCGCCCGGGTGCAGACCGCGGCGGCCAAGGCCGACCGTCCGGTGGTGATCGAGGGCTACGACCCGCCGCCGGACCCGCGGCTGCGCTCGACGACGATCACGCCCGACCCGGGCGTGATCGAGGTCAACGTCGCGCCCACGGCCGGCTTCGCCGAACAGCGCGAACAACTGGAGACGCTCTACGCCCAGGCCCGCCTCGCCCGGCTGTCCACGGAGTCCTTCGACGTCGACGGCACGCACGGCGGCACCGGCGGCGGCAACCACATCACCCTCGGTGGGGCGACGCCCGCCGACTCCCCCCTGCTGCGCCGCCCGGACCTGCTGGTGTCGCTGCTCACCTACTGGCAGCGGCACCCGTCGCTGTCCTACCTGTTCGCCGGGCGATTCGTCGGCACCACGTCGCAGGCGCCGCGGGTCGACGAGGGCCGCGCCGAGGCCCTCTACGAGCTCGAGATCGCCTTCGCCGAGATCGCCCGCCTCGCGGCGGCCGGCTCGCCCAAGCCCTGGGTGGTCGACCGCGCGCTGCGGCACCTGCTCACCGACATCACCGGCAACACTCACCGCGCCGAGTTCTGCATCGACAAGCTCTACAGCCCCGACAGCCCCCGCGGCCGGCTCGGCCTGCTGGAGTTGCGGGGCTTCGAGATGCCCCCGCACCTGCGCATGGCGATGGTGCAGTCGCTGCTGGTGCGCTCGCTGGTGGCGTGGTTCTGGGAACAGCCGCTGCGCGCCCCGCTGATCCGCCACGGCGCCAATCTGCACGGGCGATACTTGTTGCCGCACTTCCTGATTCAGGACATCGCCGAGGTCGCCGCCGACTTGCGCGCGCACGGCATCGCCTTCGAGACCAGCTGGCTGGACCCGTTCACCGAATTCCGCTTCCCGCGCATCGGCACGGCGGTGTTCGACGGCGTCGAGATCGAGCTGCGCGGGGCGATCGAGCCGTGGAACACCCTCGGCGAGGAGTCCACCGCGACGGGCACCGCCCGCTACGTCGACTCGTCGGTCGAGCGCATCCAGGTCCGCATCATCGGCGCCGACCGCCACCGCTACGTGGTCACCTGCAACGGCTATCCGGTGCCGCTGCTGGCCACCGACAATCCCGACATCCACGTGGGCGGCGTGCGGTTCAAGGCGTGGCAGCCGCCGAGCGCGCTGCACCCGACCATCACCACCGACGGCCCGCTGCAGTTCGAGCTGGTCGACCTCACCTCGGAGACGTCGCGCGGCGGCTGCACCTACCACGTGTCGCACCCCGGCGGGCGCGCCTACGACCAACCGCCCGTCAACGCCGTGGAGGCCGAGGCGCGCCGCGCCCGCCGCTTCGAGGCGACCGGCTTCACGCCGGGCAAGCTCGACCTGGCCGGCCTCAAGGAGAAGCAGGCGCGCATCTACACCGACATCGGCGCGCCGGGCATCCTCGACCTGCGCCGCGTGCGTACCGTGCAGCAGTAA
- a CDS encoding circularly permuted type 2 ATP-grasp protein, which translates to MTFGTGGATGPGSTTSGGRYDADRLLAGYKSARAQEALFDLRDGPGIGYDEFVDHDGSIRPAWSELADTVAERGRAGLDRLRSVVHGLIDNDGISYTEVEPTKDGAHALEPRPWRLDALPIVLSAADWQVLEDGLVQRSRLLDAVLVDLYGPRSLLTEGLLPPELVFAHPGYVRAANGIEGPGHHQLFMHACDVSRWADGTFRVNADWTQAPSGAGYALADRRVVAHSIPDLYERIAPRPTTPFAQALRLALIDAAPDVAQDPVVVVLTPGIYSETAFDQAYLATLLGFPLVESADLVVRDGKLWMRSLGTLKRVDVVLRRVDAEYTDPLDLRADSRLGVAGLVEAQRRGTVTVVNTLGSGILESPGLLRFLPELAERLLGEAPLLRTAPVYWGGIAAERSHLLANLSSLLVKSTVGGKTFVGPNLSSQQRSRLAACVEKMPWQWVGQELPQFSSAPTDHAGALSSAGVGMRLFTVAQRSGYAPMIGGVGYVLAHGTAAYTLNTVAAKDIWVRPTERARTETVTLPSVSPPVKTAAGTWGVSSPRVLSDLFWIGRYGERAENMARLLIVARDRFHVYRHQQDTEESECVPVLMAALGRITGTDTGAEGDQAEMIAVAPSTLWSLTVDPDRPGSLVQAVEGLALAARAVRDQMSNDTWMVLAAVERALALHPDPPDSLAEADASLAWAQAQTLSGMLTLSGVAGESMVRDVGWTMMDIGKRIERALWLTRLLHATLTTVRSPAAEQTIIESTLVALESSVSYRRRTVGTVSVAAMAELMLFDPTNPRSLLYQLERLRSHLKDLPGSSGSSRPERLVDEINTLLRRSHPGELEMVSDEGLRAELAELLDTVHVELRDLAEVITTTQLALPGGMQPLWGPDERRVMPA; encoded by the coding sequence ATGACGTTCGGCACGGGCGGAGCGACCGGGCCGGGCTCGACGACCAGCGGCGGCCGCTACGACGCCGACCGCCTGCTGGCCGGCTATAAGTCAGCGCGCGCGCAGGAGGCCCTGTTCGACCTGCGGGACGGCCCGGGGATCGGTTACGACGAGTTCGTCGACCACGACGGCAGCATCCGTCCCGCCTGGTCCGAGCTGGCCGACACCGTCGCCGAGCGCGGCAGGGCGGGCCTGGACCGGTTGCGCTCGGTGGTGCACGGCCTGATCGACAACGACGGCATCAGCTACACCGAAGTCGAGCCGACCAAGGACGGGGCCCACGCCCTGGAGCCGCGGCCGTGGCGCCTGGACGCCCTGCCGATCGTGCTCTCCGCCGCGGACTGGCAGGTGCTCGAGGACGGCCTGGTGCAGCGCTCGCGCCTGCTCGACGCCGTGCTCGTCGACCTCTACGGGCCGCGCTCGTTGCTCACCGAGGGCCTGCTGCCCCCCGAGCTGGTGTTCGCCCACCCCGGCTACGTGCGGGCCGCCAACGGCATCGAAGGGCCCGGCCACCACCAACTTTTCATGCACGCCTGCGACGTCAGCCGGTGGGCGGACGGCACGTTCCGGGTCAACGCCGACTGGACGCAGGCGCCGTCGGGCGCCGGCTACGCGCTGGCCGACCGGCGCGTCGTCGCGCACTCGATCCCGGACCTCTATGAGCGGATCGCGCCGCGACCCACCACACCGTTCGCCCAGGCGCTGCGGCTGGCGCTGATCGACGCTGCGCCCGACGTCGCCCAGGACCCCGTCGTGGTGGTGCTCACGCCGGGCATCTACTCCGAGACCGCCTTCGACCAGGCGTATCTCGCGACGCTGCTGGGCTTCCCGCTGGTGGAGAGCGCCGACCTGGTGGTGCGCGACGGCAAGCTGTGGATGCGGTCGCTCGGCACGCTCAAACGCGTCGACGTCGTCCTGCGCCGCGTCGACGCCGAGTACACCGATCCCCTGGACCTGCGCGCCGACTCCCGGCTCGGGGTGGCCGGGCTGGTGGAGGCGCAGCGCCGCGGGACGGTCACGGTGGTCAACACCTTGGGCAGCGGCATCCTGGAAAGCCCTGGGCTGCTTCGCTTCCTGCCCGAGCTGGCCGAGCGGCTGCTGGGGGAAGCCCCGCTGCTGCGCACCGCCCCGGTGTACTGGGGCGGCATCGCCGCCGAGCGCTCACACCTGCTGGCGAATCTGTCGTCACTGCTGGTGAAATCCACCGTCGGTGGCAAAACCTTTGTCGGGCCTAATCTTTCGTCGCAGCAGCGCTCTCGGCTGGCCGCTTGCGTCGAGAAGATGCCGTGGCAGTGGGTAGGTCAGGAACTGCCCCAATTCTCGTCGGCGCCAACCGATCACGCTGGCGCGCTGTCCTCGGCGGGCGTCGGCATGCGGCTGTTCACGGTCGCCCAGCGCAGCGGGTATGCGCCCATGATCGGCGGCGTCGGCTACGTGCTGGCCCACGGGACCGCCGCATACACCCTGAATACCGTCGCGGCCAAGGATATCTGGGTTCGCCCCACCGAGCGGGCGCGCACCGAGACGGTGACCCTGCCGTCGGTCTCGCCGCCGGTGAAGACCGCCGCGGGCACCTGGGGCGTCAGCTCCCCGCGCGTGCTGTCCGACCTGTTCTGGATCGGGCGTTACGGCGAGCGCGCGGAGAACATGGCCCGGCTGCTGATCGTGGCGCGCGACCGCTTCCACGTCTACCGGCATCAGCAGGACACCGAGGAAAGCGAGTGCGTGCCGGTGCTGATGGCCGCGCTGGGTCGCATCACCGGCACCGACACCGGTGCCGAAGGCGACCAGGCCGAGATGATCGCCGTCGCCCCCTCGACGCTGTGGTCGCTGACGGTGGACCCGGACCGTCCCGGGTCGCTGGTGCAGGCGGTGGAGGGGCTGGCGCTGGCGGCCCGGGCGGTGCGCGACCAGATGTCCAACGACACCTGGATGGTGCTGGCGGCGGTCGAGCGCGCCCTCGCCCTGCATCCCGACCCGCCGGACTCCCTGGCCGAGGCCGACGCCTCGCTCGCGTGGGCGCAGGCGCAGACGCTGTCCGGGATGCTGACGCTGTCGGGGGTGGCCGGCGAGTCGATGGTGCGCGACGTGGGCTGGACGATGATGGACATCGGCAAGCGCATCGAGCGCGCGCTGTGGCTGACCCGGCTGCTGCACGCCACCCTGACCACGGTGCGCAGCCCCGCCGCCGAACAGACGATCATCGAGTCGACCCTGGTGGCGCTCGAGTCGTCGGTCAGCTACCGGCGTCGCACGGTCGGCACGGTCAGCGTCGCCGCCATGGCCGAGCTGATGCTCTTCGACCCGACCAATCCCCGGTCGCTGCTGTATCAGCTCGAACGGCTGCGCTCCCACCTCAAGGACCTGCCCGGCTCGTCGGGCTCGTCGCGCCCGGAGCGGCTGGTCGACGAGATCAACACGCTGCTGCGCCGGTCGCACCCCGGCGAACTGGAGATGGTCAGCGACGAGGGACTGCGCGCCGAGCTCGCGGAGCTGCTGGACACGGTACACGTCGAGCTGCGCGACCTGGCCGAGGTCATCACCACCACCCAGCTGGCGCTGCCCGGCGGCATGCAGCCGCTGTGGGGCCCCGACGAACGGCGCGTGATGCCCGCCTGA
- a CDS encoding transglutaminase family protein yields the protein MSKPLSDAEGGVPRRHRVTHRTEYRYSDVVTSSYGRGFLTPRDSLRQRCITHRLTVDPAPADSSTSRDVYGNISSYFHVTEPHRTLIVTSDSIVDVYPPPPERYRSGPAVQPWEAARPTGRRGALATEFTLDLNPPEITDEVRRYAAPSFAPGRPLVEVLRDLATRIFNDFTYRSGSTTISTGVKEVLAAREGVCQDFARLAIACLRANGLAASYVSGYLATDPPPGKDRMIGIDATHAWAAVWTPQEPGQFEWLGLDPTNDQMVDQRYIIVGRGRDYADVPPLRGIIYTNSERSVIDVAVDVVPFEGDVLHA from the coding sequence TTGTCGAAACCCTTGTCGGACGCCGAGGGCGGCGTTCCCCGCCGCCACCGGGTCACCCACCGCACCGAGTACCGGTATTCCGACGTGGTGACCAGCTCGTATGGCCGCGGTTTCCTCACCCCCCGCGACTCGCTGCGCCAGCGCTGCATCACTCACCGGCTGACCGTGGACCCCGCCCCCGCCGACAGCTCCACCAGCCGCGACGTGTACGGCAACATCAGCTCCTACTTCCACGTCACCGAGCCGCACCGGACCCTGATCGTCACCAGCGACTCGATCGTCGACGTGTACCCGCCGCCGCCCGAGCGGTACCGCAGCGGGCCGGCCGTGCAGCCATGGGAGGCGGCGCGCCCCACCGGCCGCAGGGGAGCGCTCGCCACCGAGTTCACCCTGGACCTCAACCCGCCGGAGATCACCGACGAGGTGCGCCGGTACGCGGCGCCCAGCTTTGCGCCGGGACGCCCACTGGTCGAGGTGCTGCGCGACCTGGCGACGCGGATCTTCAACGATTTCACCTACCGCTCTGGGTCGACGACGATTTCCACCGGGGTCAAGGAGGTTCTGGCGGCGCGAGAAGGGGTATGTCAAGACTTTGCCAGGCTGGCAATCGCCTGCCTGCGAGCCAACGGTCTTGCGGCCAGCTACGTGTCGGGTTATCTGGCCACCGACCCACCCCCTGGAAAGGACCGGATGATCGGCATCGACGCGACCCACGCCTGGGCCGCAGTGTGGACCCCTCAGGAGCCCGGCCAGTTCGAATGGCTGGGGCTCGACCCCACCAACGACCAGATGGTCGACCAGCGCTACATCATCGTGGGGCGGGGCCGCGACTACGCGGACGTGCCCCCGCTGCGCGGCATCATCTACACCAATTCCGAGCGCAGCGTGATCGACGTCGCGGTGGACGTCGTCCCCTTCGAAGGTGACGTGCTGCATGCGTGA
- a CDS encoding replication-associated recombination protein A has product MPKAVSDGLFDLPGAARTSDRGLGVSAGAPLAVRMRPASLDEVVGQGHLLAPGSPLRRLVEGSGVASAILYGPPGSGKTTLASLISQATGRRFEALSALSAGVKEVRAVIESARHALLNGERTVLFIDEVHRFSKTQQDALLSAVENRVVLLVAATTENPSFSVVAPLLSRSLILQLRPLGADDIRTVVQRAVDDPRGLGGRVAVAPEAVGLLVRLAAGDARRALTALEVAAESVQGSGAQVTVETVEQSLDEAAVRYDRDGDQHYDVISAFIKSVRGSDVDAALHYLARMLVAGEDPRFVARRLLILASEDIGMADPSALHTAVAAAQTVQLIGMPEAQLTLAHATIHLATAPKSNAVTTALGAAMADIRAGKAGLVPAHLRDGHYSGAAALGNAQGYKYSHDDPDGVVGQQYPPDELVGVDYYRPTGRGGEREMAGRLERLRAIIRAKRRRS; this is encoded by the coding sequence ATGCCTAAAGCCGTGTCCGACGGTCTGTTTGACCTCCCCGGCGCCGCCCGGACGAGCGACCGCGGCCTGGGCGTGTCGGCCGGGGCGCCGCTGGCGGTCCGGATGCGACCGGCGTCGCTCGACGAGGTGGTGGGCCAGGGGCACCTGCTCGCGCCGGGTTCGCCCCTGCGCCGCCTGGTCGAGGGCTCCGGTGTGGCGTCGGCCATCCTGTACGGCCCGCCGGGCAGCGGGAAGACGACGCTGGCCTCCCTGATATCGCAGGCCACCGGCCGCCGGTTCGAGGCGCTCTCGGCGCTGTCGGCCGGTGTCAAGGAGGTGCGGGCCGTCATCGAGTCGGCGCGCCATGCGCTGCTCAACGGCGAGCGCACGGTGCTGTTCATCGACGAAGTCCACCGCTTCTCCAAGACCCAGCAGGACGCGCTGCTGTCCGCCGTGGAGAACCGGGTGGTGCTGCTGGTGGCGGCGACCACCGAGAACCCGTCGTTCTCGGTGGTGGCCCCGTTGTTGTCGCGGTCGCTGATCCTGCAGTTGCGCCCGCTGGGCGCCGACGACATCCGCACCGTCGTGCAGCGTGCCGTCGACGATCCCCGCGGCCTGGGCGGCCGGGTGGCCGTGGCGCCCGAGGCGGTCGGGCTGCTGGTGCGGTTGGCCGCCGGCGACGCCCGCCGCGCGCTGACCGCGCTGGAGGTAGCCGCCGAATCGGTTCAGGGGTCCGGCGCGCAGGTGACCGTCGAGACCGTCGAGCAGTCGCTGGACGAGGCGGCGGTGCGCTATGACCGCGACGGCGACCAGCACTACGACGTCATCAGCGCCTTCATCAAGTCGGTGCGCGGCTCCGACGTCGACGCGGCCCTGCACTACCTGGCCCGCATGCTGGTGGCCGGGGAGGACCCGCGATTCGTCGCCCGCCGGCTGCTGATCCTGGCCAGCGAGGACATCGGCATGGCCGATCCGAGCGCCCTGCACACCGCGGTGGCCGCCGCGCAGACCGTGCAGCTGATCGGGATGCCCGAGGCCCAGCTGACCCTGGCGCACGCCACCATCCACCTGGCCACCGCGCCCAAGTCCAACGCCGTCACCACCGCGCTGGGGGCGGCGATGGCCGACATCAGGGCGGGCAAGGCCGGCCTGGTCCCCGCGCACCTGCGCGACGGCCACTATTCCGGCGCGGCAGCCCTGGGCAACGCCCAGGGCTACAAGTACTCGCACGACGATCCGGACGGCGTTGTGGGACAACAGTATCCGCCAGACGAGCTGGTCGGCGTCGACTACTACCGGCCGACCGGTCGCGGCGGCGAGCGGGAGATGGCCGGCCGGCTGGAACGCCTGCGCGCGATCATCCGGGCGAAAAGGAGGCGATCGTGA